One window of Botrimarina mediterranea genomic DNA carries:
- the sthA gene encoding Si-specific NAD(P)(+) transhydrogenase, which translates to MKRATAVNCFDLVVVGSGPGGQKAAICAAKLGKRVAIVERQKELVGGVCLHTGTIPSKTMREAILHLTGFRQREVYGEQYRSRKSITMDDLRHKLQHVSRREWDVIQDQFDRNGVETIVGEASFADTHTVEVLTPEGPVHLAADKVLLAPGTKPARPKHIPFDGRTVFDSDEFLDLDRIPRSMIVVGGGVIGVEYGLMMATLGVRVTIIDGRDRLLDFCDREIVDSLVYNARSMGVTFRLGENVADVRRVGLNAAAVELESGKRLLGETVLFSVGRQGDTEFLNLEAAGLAPDTRGRIVVGEGFQTEVPHIYAVGDIVGFPALASASMEQGRQAVCHAFGVPARDMGEIPYGLFTVPEISSIGKSEQQLTADHAPYEVGVARFSEIARGQIAGDETGLLKILFHRETRQLLGVHAIGESATEIIHIGQAVMAFGGTLDYFRDTVFNYPTMAEAFKVAALDGLNKLAAYDVTAGCGWGDAELADVAALAV; encoded by the coding sequence ATGAAGCGAGCGACCGCCGTGAACTGTTTTGACCTCGTCGTAGTCGGCAGCGGCCCCGGCGGCCAGAAGGCGGCCATCTGCGCGGCGAAGCTCGGCAAGCGTGTCGCGATCGTCGAGCGGCAGAAAGAACTCGTTGGCGGCGTCTGCCTGCACACCGGCACGATCCCCTCCAAGACGATGCGCGAGGCGATCCTCCACCTCACCGGCTTCCGCCAGCGCGAGGTCTACGGCGAACAGTACCGTTCGCGCAAGTCGATCACGATGGACGACCTGCGGCACAAGCTGCAGCACGTCTCGCGTCGCGAATGGGACGTCATCCAGGACCAGTTCGACCGCAACGGCGTCGAGACCATCGTCGGCGAGGCGAGCTTCGCCGACACACACACCGTTGAGGTGCTCACGCCCGAGGGGCCCGTGCACCTCGCCGCGGACAAGGTGCTGCTCGCCCCCGGCACCAAGCCGGCGCGGCCCAAGCACATCCCGTTCGATGGCCGCACGGTCTTCGACTCGGACGAGTTCCTCGATCTCGACCGCATCCCGCGTTCGATGATCGTCGTCGGCGGCGGCGTCATCGGCGTCGAGTACGGCCTGATGATGGCGACACTCGGCGTCCGTGTCACGATCATCGACGGCCGCGACCGGCTGCTCGACTTCTGCGACCGTGAAATCGTCGACTCGCTTGTCTACAACGCGCGCTCGATGGGTGTGACGTTCCGCTTGGGCGAGAACGTCGCCGACGTGCGGCGTGTCGGCCTCAATGCGGCGGCGGTCGAGCTCGAGAGCGGCAAGCGACTGCTCGGCGAGACGGTCCTCTTCAGCGTCGGCCGCCAGGGCGACACCGAGTTCCTCAACCTCGAAGCCGCCGGCCTGGCTCCCGACACCCGCGGCCGCATCGTCGTCGGCGAGGGCTTCCAGACCGAGGTCCCGCACATCTACGCCGTCGGCGACATCGTCGGCTTCCCCGCCCTCGCTAGCGCCTCGATGGAACAAGGCCGTCAGGCGGTCTGCCATGCGTTCGGCGTCCCGGCCCGCGACATGGGCGAGATCCCCTACGGCCTGTTCACCGTGCCGGAGATCTCGTCGATCGGCAAGAGCGAGCAGCAGCTCACCGCCGACCACGCGCCTTACGAAGTCGGCGTCGCGCGGTTCTCCGAGATCGCCCGCGGCCAGATCGCCGGCGACGAGACCGGCCTGCTCAAGATCCTCTTCCACCGCGAGACGCGCCAGCTGCTGGGCGTTCATGCGATCGGCGAATCGGCGACCGAGATCATCCACATCGGCCAAGCCGTGATGGCGTTCGGCGGCACGCTCGACTACTTCCGCGACACGGTGTTCAACTACCCGACGATGGCCGAAGCGTTCAAGGTCGCCGCCCTCGACGGTCTCAACAAACTCGCCGCGTACGACGTCACCGCCGGCTGCGGCTGGGGCGACGCCGAGCTAGCCGACGTCGCGGCGCTTGCGGTTTAG